DNA from Eucalyptus grandis isolate ANBG69807.140 chromosome 5, ASM1654582v1, whole genome shotgun sequence:
GGAACGACGGCTACATCACACAAGAGAGCTACACCCCATGTGCCGAGATCGAGAAAGAGCACATGTTCGACAAAGTCGTGACCCCTAGCGATGTGGGCAAGCTCAACCGCCTCGTCATCCCGAAGCAGCATGCCGAGAAGTACTTCCCCCTTGACTCATCCACGAGCGACAAGGGGCTCCTCCTTAACTTTGAAGACCGAAACGGGAAGCCATGGCGGTTCCGGTACTCCTATTGGAACAGCAGCCAGAGCTATGTGATGACCAAGGGTTGGAGCCGCTTtgtgaaggagaagaagctcgATGCCGGTGATATCGTGTCATTCCAACGAGGGGCCGGCGAGTCAGGGAAGGACCGGTTATACATTGATTGGAGGAGGAGACCCAATCCGCCGGAGCACACCTCGGTCTTTCCCAATCTCCCACTTCCCCATCATCAACTCTCGTTCCACCGTTCGGTTCCGTGGGGACTATCGTCGCTCGTAGGTTCAGCCGTCACATCCAGTACTACTTTCCTTGGGAACCCTTATCAGAGCTATGGAAGCACGAGCAATCACCCTTATGGGCATGGCGACATCATAAATAGTTCGAATTATGGGGGCTCATCGGTGTTTCTCCTCAGATCGAGCGTGGCCCCACGGCAACTGGGGATAATGGAGAACATGGAGGTACAAggtggaggcggtggcggtggcggtctTCTTGGCGCCAGAAGAGGTGTCGAGCCTGTGGTGTTTGATTCGGTGCCGGTGGTCCATGGGAATAAGGCTGCTGCGAAGAAGTTTAGGCTTTTCGGCGTCAATATGGAGTGTCCCGATTCGGAGTCCAGCGAACCCAGCACATCCTCATTGCAACCCCCTCAGATTTCTGCAACTACTTCGCAGTACCCTTCGCACGAATTGAGGGTCTATGACGGGTGGCCACTTCTGAACGTACCGAGCAAAGACAAGGCATCATCCATGTCCTTGGACTTGGAAATCTGAGAAAGTTAGAGAAGAAAGATGAGCAAAAAAGGAGGATACACAGTTTGTGTCAAAGGCAAGCACCATGATCAGCTGAGCTAGTTCTTTGTTTTCTGCTTCTACTTAGTCATAATTCACAGGTGACTTAGTCTACTGGGAAGGATCATCAGAAATGGAAACAGACAAGAGAGCCGCCACCTATTTTCATCACTCTCTTCTTTAAACTTTGTGCATAAACATACTTTAACATCAGTCAAGggattattgttattattaaatGGAGACAGAGATCCATCAAGTCCAAGATTTcatgtttttgtcttttatattattttcttttggtttttcccCTCCTTGTAGGGCTCGGTTCACGCAGCAATATGTATTTATGACATGGTTTCCTCTCAAGGTCTCTTAACTCTCACTTGTCATGCTACTCTTTCTTCTCTggccttccctccctccctctctctctctctagatctcTATTCATTGATTTGATATTAATAATTTAGGATATACATTTTGGATCACCATTATGTGTGTAGACTGTAGAGTATGAATCTTCATATGAGCTAGACCTCTTATGCTACATATACTGATTAGAGATTAAGACCGATCATAATTTCTCATACACCCTAGATTTATAAAAATGTGTAGTAATATCATTAAGGGCAAATGCATGGTTTGATacttagcttttcctttttctgtatGATATGCGAATTCCTTTAGGTTGTGGTTCTTATTGCTGCATCAGCATGCCCCGAGAGAGATTGGAGAAAGCACAAGGGAGATTTGAAATTAAGGTGAGAGCTCCTTATCTTTGTGCAATGCCCATATCTGCATCTATTCTTGCAAGTCTTGACTCTTTTCCAGCTTAATTCTTTTCGTGTTGCTTGTGAATATCTTTGATGGCGATGAGCTGAGAGTTCAATTCATCTTGCTCGCTTGTCCCTAATAGGCTCTTTTGTCGTCATTAAGTTTTGAGCtcatcatggaaaatatttgctTTCTCACCTGGTGATTGAAGCCTAGCTTGATCTTAAATTTCCGCTAGAGCAAGAAAGTTTTCCTGTCGCATGAAGAGCTTAGTCCGGTTGCAGTAATATACGACCTAAACTAACATACTAGGTAACATCAGTTGTCTGACTTTTGAGTTTCCACGAAGAGGAGGATTTCTTATCTGGCTTAGCTTATCAAGAGGACT
Protein-coding regions in this window:
- the LOC104444140 gene encoding B3 domain-containing protein Os03g0120900; the encoded protein is MIREFMDLSPRNDGYITQESYTPCAEIEKEHMFDKVVTPSDVGKLNRLVIPKQHAEKYFPLDSSTSDKGLLLNFEDRNGKPWRFRYSYWNSSQSYVMTKGWSRFVKEKKLDAGDIVSFQRGAGESGKDRLYIDWRRRPNPPEHTSVFPNLPLPHHQLSFHRSVPWGLSSLVGSAVTSSTTFLGNPYQSYGSTSNHPYGHGDIINSSNYGGSSVFLLRSSVAPRQLGIMENMEVQGGGGGGGGLLGARRGVEPVVFDSVPVVHGNKAAAKKFRLFGVNMECPDSESSEPSTSSLQPPQISATTSQYPSHELRVYDGWPLLNVPSKDKASSMSLDLEI